The following nucleotide sequence is from Anaerolineae bacterium.
ATCAAGGGCCGGCTCAACTATTGTTTCGGGGAGCGATTCCGGTTCGGTTTGACCCACCTGCCGCTGCCTGGTTCGGCTCAACTGTTGTTGCACCGTGACCGCCATGGCCTCGGCCTGGAGTTCAAGTTCCAGGTAACGCCGGCGGTATTCTACCATCAAGGCAATTTGGGGGGCTAAGTTATGGCATAAAGCGGCGTCTCGTTCAGGGATGGGCCGGTGGGTGACCGGATTGCCCAACATTAAAGCGCCCACCGGGCGTCCTTGCACCATGAGGGGTTGGATCAACGTGGGGCCAGTGCGTTCTTCATTCCACAAAGCGTATAGTTTATGCAAACCATTTGCATTTTGCTGCGGCAGTAATAGTTGCTGCTGGTCTTCCACGGCTTTTTGCAAAGTGGGATAATGTTCTAATTCAAAAATCATCTCGTCGCGGCTGGTAATATGGAAGGGACGTTCCGGGCTGTAAACCGTAACCACGTGCGCTATGCCCATCGCCCTTACATCCAGCATAAACAGAACCACCTGGTCAACCCGGGCAATCCGGGCCATGCTGCGTACAATGTGTTCCATGGCCTGGCTCAAGTTAGGCACGTTGCTGATGATTTCGCGGGATTCAAATAATCGTTGGCGTTCTTGGTCCTGGCCAGCTGCTTCTTGAGCCAACGCTTCCGCGGCAAGTTGGCGTTCCTGAAAAACCTTGATGCTTTCCCAATAAGTCTGCACGCCTTCCCAATGAAGGGCGCCAATGACAATACCATAAGCCAACAGGCCAAATAGCCAGGAGACATAGATCAAACCCAACAAAGCAAAAAAATTGGCCAACGCCAAAACAATAGGCGGAGCCAGATGAGTCCACCACGCTTCCCCTTGCACCACAAATATGAGCGAAACGCCCAGCGCGGCCAGAGTTAAACCATAAATTGGGGGGGGAATTTGTTCCAAAATGGGAATAGGCGCGAGCGGCAAAAAACAAAAGAAAACAGCCATGGCTCCCCCAATCCATATCAACTCTTGCCAGCGTGAAGGGAGTTGGGCCGTAGGGCCGGTTAAGGCCCAAATTACACAAAGGGCGCTAAACGATTCTAACGCGCCAACAATGATGAGAAATTGGTTGCGGTCAAGATTGGTCAGGGAAACAATCAAGGCCAAGGAACGGCCAATCACCAGGAGAATCAAGGGGAACAATCGTTCGCTGCGGCCTTGTTTGGAAAAACTGATAAAGCCCAATACCAGGGCAGTCACCGCAAACAGGTCAACCGCCAATAGATAAATGCGATATTGTAGGCCCAAAGTATCCATCACACGTCCGCCCTAAAGCGAAGGCAAAAATTTGGCAAGGTGCAAAAAACAGAGTTGTTTGAAACCAGTATACTTCAGTATAACAAATCCACTTGCCAGAAACAATGGGCTTTTGGGGGGAGTGAATACCTGGCTCATATTTCCCCCTTATGAGCTTTAGAATCTGCCTCTTAAAAACCAGAAAGGGTTTCAACAAAATGCCTGCTTGCTGTTCAGGCCGGGAGACAGTATAATCAAACACTTTTTTACAGGTATCCAGATTGGACCTGGGTTATTTTGATGTCTACCGCAAACACTTCCCGCTTTGTCAAGTAGAGACAGGACAATGTTCTATCTCTGCCCCAAAACATTATCTAAATAACTATATCATCCATCAGGAGAGAAACCCATGCAACTTGAAACCAAAAGCCTGGTTATCCTTGAACAAGCGCTCAACACGCTGGAAACCGGATTTTCAGAACTGCCCGATATTGAGCACAACCTTGACCTGGATCGTCTCAAAAATGTTCTTCTGGCAGTGGCCGAAAGGATGCAAAACAACTACCCCTACTTCCATCCCTATTACGCCGGGCAAATGCTCAAGCCGCCGCATCCGGTGGCCCGGCTGGCCTATATGCTGGCGTTGTGGATCAACCCCAACAACCACGCCCTGGACGGGGGTCGCGCCAGCTCTCAGATGGAAAAAGAAGCCGTGGCCGACCTTGCCGCTATGTTTGGCTGGAAACAGTTTTTGGGACATCTTACCGGCGGCGGCACAATGGCTAATTTGGAAGCCCTATGGGTGGCCGGGCGGTTAAAACCGGGGATGAAAGTGGCAGCTTCGGAGCAGGCGCATTACACCCACCGCCGCATCTCGGAGGTGCTACAATTAGACTTTCAAGCCGTGCCTTGCGATAACCACGCCCGGATGGATCTTGACAGCCTGGTCAAAATTCTGGATGAAGGACAGGTGGGCGCCGTGGTGGCCACCATCGGCACTACCGGCCCCGGCTCGGTGGATCCGCTGCCGGAAATTTTGGAACTACGCGAGAAATACGGCTTCCGCCTTCACGCCGACGCCGCTTACGGCGGTTATTTTAGCTTGGTGGATAACCTTGATATTTCTACACGAAAAGCGTTTGGTCGTTTGGGTCAGGTTGATTCTGTGGTCATTGATCCCCACAAGCACGGTTTACAACCCTACGGCTGCGGCTGCATTCTTTTTAAGGACCCGGGCGTAGGCCGATTTTACAAACACGACTCGCCCTACACCTACTTCAGTTCTGCCGAGTTACACCTGGGCGAAATCAGTTTGGAGTGTTCCCGCGCCGGGGCTTCGGCGGTGGCGCTCTGGGCCACCCACCGGCTGCTGCCGCCTATTCCCGGCGGCGAGTTTGCGGCCAGCCTGGCCAAATCCCGCCAGGTCGCGTTGACCCTTTACCACAAACTCTCAAACGACAACCGTTTTTTAACTATACTCAAACCGGAATTGGACATTGTGGTTTGGGCGCCTCGCGCTAAACGGGCCAGCGACATCTCTAAATTATCAAAAGAAATCTTCCAGAGTGCCGCGAAAGCTAACCTACATTTGGCCACCTTTAACTATCCGACGAAACTATTAAAAGACATCTGGCCTGGCGTCATCCTGGATCAGGATTACGTCACCTGCCTGCGCTCCTGTCTTATGAAGCCGGAACATCTGGATTGGCTAGAACAAATTTGGCAGATATTAGACAGCGTAGCGTAGCCTCAGAATGGTAGGTTGGGTTTCATTCTTCGGCCCAACTTATTAGCTG
It contains:
- a CDS encoding aspartate aminotransferase family protein yields the protein MQLETKSLVILEQALNTLETGFSELPDIEHNLDLDRLKNVLLAVAERMQNNYPYFHPYYAGQMLKPPHPVARLAYMLALWINPNNHALDGGRASSQMEKEAVADLAAMFGWKQFLGHLTGGGTMANLEALWVAGRLKPGMKVAASEQAHYTHRRISEVLQLDFQAVPCDNHARMDLDSLVKILDEGQVGAVVATIGTTGPGSVDPLPEILELREKYGFRLHADAAYGGYFSLVDNLDISTRKAFGRLGQVDSVVIDPHKHGLQPYGCGCILFKDPGVGRFYKHDSPYTYFSSAELHLGEISLECSRAGASAVALWATHRLLPPIPGGEFAASLAKSRQVALTLYHKLSNDNRFLTILKPELDIVVWAPRAKRASDISKLSKEIFQSAAKANLHLATFNYPTKLLKDIWPGVILDQDYVTCLRSCLMKPEHLDWLEQIWQILDSVA